TTTCATTCGAGAGCGGCCTCATGACGATCAGAGGCCGTCGCTCTTTCTGTTATAATAGGGCCTCTGATTTTTTCGCGCTCCCAGCAAACGCTGCATCTGCAAGTCGTTGGGGGACAATATCTGCTGCCCCCGTAGCTCAGTCGGATAGAGCATCTGCCTTCTAAGCAGAGGGTAACAGGTTCGAATCCTGTCGGGGGTGTTTGTGGTACAGACCGGCCCGAGGTTTTAGACCGACTTTCGAGAATCAATGACGACATCTTGTTCTACTCCTTAACCGATGCAGCAGGATTCAGGACCGATTACGAGACGAGCGTTTGGACGGAAGTGAGGTCTGAACCGGGAGGGCTTGCTCGAATAGAAGCAAGGAACTCAGACAGTGGCTTCTGACGAGACTGAAGTTCCGAATTGCATCTGATTCGGGACTCCGAACCGCGATTGTGAGATGTCTAACTTGAACACTGCCGATCGCCAGCCGCTTCTTGACAAATATGTCGGATGCCTACTGGGCCAGTGCTTGGGAGACGCCCTCGGATTTCCGGTCGAGGGATTCTCATCGGATGCCTGCCTCGATTATCTCCACCGTCAAGTGAAACCGCAGTGGCTGGAAAAACACTTTGAGAAGACGCACCCATTTGGCCAGTACACCGATGATTCTCAGCTTGCGCGCGAGTTGCTCCTGAGTCTGATCAACTGCCGCGGTTTCGACGGAGATGACTATGCCGGTCGTCTTCGGCAGTTGTTTGAGTCGAACCAGGTAGTGGGCCGTGGGATCGCGTGCGACTCTGCTATTCGCCGCATCATTGCCGGCGTGCCCTGGCAGCAGGCCGGATGCCCGCCGCCGCGCGCCGGAAACGGCACGGCCATGCGGGTGGCGCCGATTGCGCTGATCTATGCCCGAGAGCACAATCTGCTGATTCGCTACGCCCGCGAGCAGGGATGGATCACTCACCGTGACCCGCGATGCGACGCCGGGTCGGTTGCCGTCGCTGTGGCAATTGCACAAGCGCTGGCGCAAGACACTACGCCCGCAGATTTTCTCCAGAGCATCTCGGATGCCATTACGCCGTTTGCTGAGGACTTTGGTCGTGCCGTGCTCGAATTGGCGCCGATGGTGCCGGAGCGCCCGGCCGTCGTTGCAGAGTGGGCTGCGACTGTGGGGCTGGAAGATGGATTTGAAACCGGCTGGCCAGGGATCTCCCCGTTTGTTGTCAGTACCGTTCTTTGGAGCCTTTATTGCTTCCTCCACAGCCCGAACGATTACTACACTTCAATCTGGCACGCCATCGCGGTCGGCGGCGACGTTGACACAACTGCTGCCATTACCGGTGCGATAAGCGGTGCCTACAACGGTGCCAGTT
This is a stretch of genomic DNA from Candidatus Zixiibacteriota bacterium. It encodes these proteins:
- a CDS encoding ADP-ribosylglycohydrolase family protein; its protein translation is MSNLNTADRQPLLDKYVGCLLGQCLGDALGFPVEGFSSDACLDYLHRQVKPQWLEKHFEKTHPFGQYTDDSQLARELLLSLINCRGFDGDDYAGRLRQLFESNQVVGRGIACDSAIRRIIAGVPWQQAGCPPPRAGNGTAMRVAPIALIYAREHNLLIRYAREQGWITHRDPRCDAGSVAVAVAIAQALAQDTTPADFLQSISDAITPFAEDFGRAVLELAPMVPERPAVVAEWAATVGLEDGFETGWPGISPFVVSTVLWSLYCFLHSPNDYYTSIWHAIAVGGDVDTTAAITGAISGAYNGASSLPAHLLADLNDRGEWRADKLRALCEQAVELSESFR